AGTTCCTGTTTAAACACTACATAGAGAGACTACAACTGCACAGTCTGCTGCTTTGTATAATGGTACTTGTTATCATATCCATATAATACATACCAGTTTCTTTGTAGCTGACTTTTTGCGGATCCACACCCATTGGCACAATTTCTTGGAAAACTCCAACCCGGAGTTCAGGAAAACAGCGTGCACCCCCATCACTTTTCTGCAAAGATTACATGGAattgataaataaaacacaaagatTAAGATTAGACTATAAAACTTCAATCTATACAAACTAATGGTGTAATAACATTGTACAAGTTGTAATAATGGGATTAAAGGGAAAATTAAGATTCCCACTTGAAATATTCTGAAGTGTTGGTAGTTTGTGGGAAGGGCATTTTTATTCAACACCTGTCACTTCTCAGTATGGTGGCACTATTTACAGGACAACAAATGTACTGATATTTACACTTGCAAATATGAAATGTAGGGATATTCTCTGAATGCAGGAAacaaaaaatatgtgatttaaaTATGAAATAACTATATGAACCCATTGGCCCCAGTTCAGGCTACTGACGCAATTTGCCACACACTGTCTTTACGGAAAAGCAATTATAATGACCTTCTTGGTCCCAATTCTGCTATTTACGGTACACATCGGTTTATGTGGATGTAATTAACATCACAAGTACCACTGAAGCACGGCAAGTAAATATAGTTATGCAGCAAGAGCAGTAAAGTAAGAGGGGGAAAAGATGAATTGTGTATTTACAGCAAGCAATAGGACTGGTGGAAATTAGAAATAGTTATTTGGGAActgagtgaggtttttatgctatTCTCTttcaaaaagtaacaaaaaaataatgaaaggcCCAATGtttaaagttatattttacatattttgttgAATTCATTGTTTAAGGTAAACAAGTAGCAGAGAATAATCTAAAAATTGCCAAACCTACGCAAGATACTATAGATAACAAGGCATTTGAAATAGTCGATTCACAAAGTATCTTCTATTAGCCACTGCAAAAAAGGAGAGGGGGGGTTCATGGTCAAGGGTGAGGTAAATGTATTGAGAATTTAAACAAATAAGacacatataaaataacaataaagataaataaagccAAAAGACTAATGCACCTTTTACTCCATATCAATTGCACTATGAGGGGTATTTTGCGGTGTAGTTTTTGGTAAGATTAAGTTCAGTTAATGGAAATATATCATACCAAAGAAGCGAGAAAAACCTTCATATTATGTTTCTAATGATAAATGGCAAATTTGAATTTAAGTTCGATTTCAGCAGCATATAACATTATTTTTAGGATAATAAAATATGAATCTTACCTTGAAATCCTCCACACACATGATATTTATAAACAGAGGATGTGAAAGCATTGTGTTGATATAAAGCTTGGTGGAAATTTTGCTTCCTCCCACTGTTCCATTTATTCCTTCTGAAGCGATTCGAATCTGCACAGTAGAGAAATAAATCAGTATATCTCAAAAAATGCAAAAAGTTAGGAGTTTAACCCCCGTCATGACGAGAAGTTGTTGAAGTTGGACACACACAGGCCGAGCCTGCAGCAAGTTAGTGTATAAATTGGGTGGTTCCAGCAACAATCATGTGGTTGGAAGCCAATACTAATCAGCTTCAGTTACCAACATGTCTGACACTGATTAGATTGGTCTCAGATAGACGTCTATGGGGCATCATTCACTGCCATATAGATCCAATTTCCAGATATTGGTGgtgatattgcagcatgtgtcATCTACACTACAGTTTTGTGGTATGTTCATTAATTATGCATAATAGAACAGACTACCTCCGTATTTTTTCTATGGGTCTGCCAACTAAATGCAGGAAATGTAGTGGTGGCTGACGAGTGTACTATACTCCTGAGATGTATGAGGTTTTCTGGTAGGAAAGTTTACAAAGAAAACTTGCTCACATGGCAGTCAAACATtagaaaaaaatgacaatatGGTTGTCAAGCAAGGCACAGGTCTCTATATGCAGCCAAGACCAAGAGATGGACACCTCTGTCTTAACTGTCTTACTTCCCCCTTTTTGTCAGCTGCTTAGAGCAACAAATTCTGTGGCTATAGATTGCTAAAAGCAACATTAATACATAACTGTCTAACTATATACATTGGAATGTGTATATTCTCTACTGTAAGGTTGGCAATGTCCTAGTAGTAAGGTAGCCACAGTTCATGGAATCTATCATCattcaaagttttttttaaatagtgcaCATTTTCTTTAAACACTAAATAGTCTTTTGAAAAAttataagggggaattcaattgacagcattactcgtgagaataacgcggGCCGCGcatattaccgttagtacggtcatTTTAATgcggatttctgcttgcggctctcagagctgggcagcacggtggctaagtggttagcacttctgcctcacagcgctggggtcatgaccttatctgtgtcgagtttgtatgttctccctgtgtttgcgtgagtttcctcccacactccaaaaacatatcagtaggttaattggctgctatcaaaattgaccctagtctgtctgtgtgtgtgtgtgtgtgtgtgtgtgtgtgtgtgtgtgtgtgtgtgtgtgtgtgtatatgttagggaatttagactgtgaggtccaatggggcagggactgatgtgaatgagttctctgtacagcgctgcagaatcattggcgctatataaataaatggtgatgatgatgatgaatagtgtgcaggctgcattattctcacgagtaacacTGTCAGTTAAATTTCCCACCCTATATGTTCAAAATTATAATGGTGATTTACCACATAACAAATCCTGTCTTCATTAATTTGTTAGGAAcactatttataataatatatctaaTGGCTGTTTCCTACTCCAGTGTTTAAACAAGCTGCCTGGAGTAACCACATTTAAATACTGATTTAAATACAGCGAAGAGGCAACCACCTTCACAGACGGTGTAAGCTCCCAGCTCATAAAGCTAAAAAAATTGTGGTACATGAGCCTAAAGAATCTAAACATTCATAACATATATAGTTTACCAAAAGTGGAGAGGAAATTTTAGGAGATCCAGTTGACTCCTAAACTGACCACATATTTGTCACTTCTGGTGCTAGAGCACTGGGATCAGTGGCTAAATAAGACAAGATCTAGTACTAGAACAGAAATGTCAGGTCACTTCTGGAGCCCTTGGGGCCTGTTAGTGTAATCAGAAGATTACACAAGCCAATAGCATTCATATTCCATTCTCATTTACCAGCAGGCACCaaagtgatgctatataaatcaaGAGGATTATTATTGGGAATTGCAGTAGTTTTGGTGCCATACAGAGAGATAATGCTGAATTAGccatattgcagcatgtgtggctAGCACTGTATTTGATTTATCGACTCAATCATGAGATGCACAAGATATGGCTTTGTGCATTTATGCCAATCTCTATTGTTTTTACAAAATACTGAGAGTACTGTTGTCTCTACAAAGACAGAAATGTCACTTACTTTGCCTTTCAGATGCAATAATTCACATAATGTCCTTTGCCAGTCACAGATCCAATATGGGTCTTTTACATCACAGTAGCAGTAATATAGCAGAACCTCCTCAGGCTCACTGGCAATACATATAAACATGTAGGCAACATTAGTATTGGGATTACCAATTCTTCACTTAACGTCACAGCAAGGTAGtagaataatgatttaattcattttcTTCAGTCTGGGTAACTGAGGTACTAAACAAAGTAAATCATTGTAACAACCACATACCAAACCATGCTATCCAGTACAAAACATACATTACCATATTCTTTCATGGCTAACAAGTTGGGTTACTGCACAGGGATTCTGAATCTATAAACATCACATTAAATTGAAAGTTGTGTTCAAATCATTTCTGGAGAGGGACTGAATTAATCAGTTTTTAcccacttaggggcatattcaattagcttttggattcgcggtaacgcgccggaacagccgcgaaacgtaatacacggtaccgcaataacgtggattttcgttcgcagcccatagggttgcgaacgaaaatccacgttaatgcggtaccgtaatacccgcaagaacgcgcgttaccgcgaatcaaaaagctaattgaatatgccccttaatgtcaaATTCTTGTGTCTAGCCATCTTGAGAAGAGATTCATAAAAGCTTATGTGAAAGAAGTTGaatagcaaaatatattattgcatataaaaagtaaatatatattttaaaaaaacaagttaaTGAACATAACGTTGTTTATAACAGCCAAACCGCAGTATATTCTGAAGTTAAAGGCACTTTAAACCCAAACTTTTTCTTTTAGTGATTGTGTCTAGTACAGGAGGTGTTCTAAGTACTTTGCTGATCTTTGAACTTTTACACCTTTACCATCCTGGCCAAGATAAGAGAATGTGAATATGAGCCAGAGACACAAACAATGGAAGTCTAGTGAATGGCAGTCTTTGTCAACAAGTCTAGCAATACCTGTACAGAAGCTAAATGTCTGCTGCAATACAATATCTATATTAAACAGTACAAGTGAAAGTGAAAGATATTAGGCCGGTGTGCCCTTTGACGCCacaaattataataatactgCTTTTATGTGGTCAGAATCTGGGAATGTCAAGCAACCCAAATCCATATGTAGCACTTTAAGCATGATCTGATTTTGCTTTACCTTATTAGTTCTTCTTTGTTGTAGTGACTGGTATTCGGTAACCAATCCGAAATCTTACAATTGTCCCAGGAAGTTTCTGTTGAGGCACCAGGGGTATCTGAGAAGTCAGTGTATAGCAcagtggcagcagcagcagcatttatgGCAAGTTCCTCTAAAATGTCTCTAGTTTGTTGCAATACTTCAGCTGCATGTTGTGCGGCTACATGCTTGTGAATAGTTCTCAGGTCTGTAAACTCTTGTTCACAACAATTCCAGTAAAAAACATCTTCTTGGCCAGTCTGTGTTGACCCATTGGTTGACCTTAGTTCTTTAACGAAAAGAGCAAATGCCTGTAGATGAAGAATATGGCTAAAGACTTATTTATGTCTGTATAATACtttctaaatgtattattttctaaTTGTGTTTCAGAGAATAAAGCTGTGTCAAGCGACATTAATGTCTAGCACAcaagacaaatacaaaaaaacacattctaTTTGCCAATTAATGAATAATTCACAGACCAAACACCAAATTCCTCATGCTCAGTTTCACCAGAATTAACTTATTATTTTACTTGAAAGAACAGGTATGGCTTGAagagaatatatatttaattttctttttacagGCGAAAAGCAGTAAAAAATAGTAAACAATAAAGATTGTATGCACGGTGTAAGATGGCCGCCCTCTGTTCTAGCTCCATACGCACAAACCACCTACAAGTCTAAAAACGGACATTAAAGTGGCCACACTTAGCTTGCTATAACGGTCCAATAAAGGATGCAATACCGGTTATAACTTTTTTATAAGAATAAACATACCTATCCATCCTGATCCATGCAGACTACCTACTAACATGATATGGCAGTATTCTTAAACAGACCAGACCACACATGCTCACTAACTCCTCCAGAAGCTGCTAAACAAGAATCACTTGGGGGAGTGATATAACAACATCATAAGGTGATCTGGAAggagtttaatttaaaaaaataaatcattcctTACTTACAGGCCATAGGATGgctgataataaataaaaaaattggtgcATATAGCTTTCATGCTATCTAACCTCTCCCATGTACTCTAAGCAAAAATCTTATTCAACACTTAACTAATCAAATCTACAATTTAAACAAAGAGGTTATACTTAAggtgaccatggccttatttgtgtggagtttgtatgttctccctgtgtttacgtgggtttcctccgggtactccggtttcctcccacactccaaaaacatactggtaggttaattggctgctatcaaaattgaccctagtctctctgtctgtctctatagtagggactttagactgtaacctccaatggggcagggactgatgtgaatgagttctctgtgcagcgctgcggaatcagtggcgctatataaataaatgatgatgatgatgctcttaGAATAATGTGCCGTAAAACAGGATATATGCTGAATTGTCCAGCATACAGTTGAGAAAAAGTTTTTCTTGCTCTGAAGGTTTTACAGACGGTGTGTTATACTGGACCAAAAACTGATTCCACTTGCCTTAAGTCACTGCGTGCCCCTGCCTCCCATTTCCCTACTCTGAGGTGAGCAAATGGCCTTGTGCTGTTGCCTATTTTTAACTTGCTCACCTTACATACTGAGGTTGTATCACCTACAGTATGACGACAGGGAAGTACTTTGCTTCCACTCCTTTGGCTTTTTCAAGTGATTACCACATACCCATCTCAGTTTTTGCCAACAGCCATGGTTCATGTGCCCTTGGCTGCCTAGGGTGAGGATGAGATATTCCCGCTGTTGCCCACACAGCATCTTCAGTCCTAATGTCTGGATCACTGTAATGTCACAATAAAAAAGGGCAGTGCTGAACAGCATCTACAATTTCTCTCCAAGAAATCTTTCCTGACACCTTGTTGTTTTCTATTCAGTGTCCACATAGAAGGTTTCAGCTCCTCCCCCAGTCGTACTCCTGGTGGATCCACACGGCCAAAATGCTGGCCAATGCAACTCTGCCCTCCAGTGGTAGCAAGGCCAGCCATGAATCATAAAACCTGGGACCCTTGGTCACCCAACCCAACATGACTTAATTCTCAGCCCTCACAATAAGTAACCCCCTGACTCTGATATTTATATTGAgccctgtttaaaaaaaatatttcaaaaccaAACTATCTTAATTATAAAcagaatgtatattttattatgattAATCAGTCTTCACTCACAAACAGTAAAATTGTCTATTTTGGATAAACGCCTGTTTATTCTGCTGGAAAATGTAACCTTTGAGATACTTTGTATCTCTGGATATGTCCTTTATCTGCTGCatcattaaataaaatgattaaaaaaacaaaacaaaaatcactaAGCCCTCTGCTAGCATTtttggttaaaacaaaaaaagtaggtTTCCAAACTATTCCCACAGTACTGACAAGTGGTTAGGTTGAGAATACTGTCACTCATTCTTTATGCTGTGCATGGTGCTGAAATCGGTCTGAACGCCAAACCTCATAATACCGAATGGTGTGCATAGCTATTCTGCGGCCTAAGGTGGCAACTAGACAGATGTTCTTCCAACtccacatataatatacaagaaACGTTTGGCAATGTGCTCTTCACTAGTTAAATATTGCAACTCTAGATCTCATAAAAAGGTAAATACCACCAATTTACATTTTTGCTACATGattattagtatttttaaatgatttccTTCATTTTACACACCGTGGATGATAACCCAGAAGGTAATGGGAATGCTCACTAATGGAAAAACAATAGGACATTGTGGCTGGAATAAATTAAGTTTATATCTAATAGCAgcacgttggctaagtggttagcacttctgccatacaacactgggatcatgagttcaattcacaaccatggccttatctgtgaagagtttgtatgttctccctgtgtttgcatggggtttcctctgggtgctcaggtttcctcccacactccaaaaaatatactggtaggttaattggctgctaacaaattgacttgtgtgtgtgtgtgtgtgtgtgtgtgtgtgtgtattagggaatttagactgtaagccccaatggggcagggactgatgtgaacgagttctctgtacagcgctgtggagttattggtgctatataaataaatggtgatgatgatgatacaaaaaatacataaatctagGAATACCCATAGGCAGGACTCAACTACCATGTTTAGTGTGGGTTATGCAAAAATTCCATATCACATACCTTCTTTTTTGCAAATGTGTACTTCTTTCTCGTATTCACACCTAATGCTGCTTTAAAGGTGCTTTCTGCAGTGGATCCAACAGACCCATTCAAGTCTACATCAGGAAATCCCAGGTCATATTCCAGCTTACTGCAAGACAGTATCTCTGCTCCATTGCAGCAGGAATATAGGGACATTTTTCTTAGCAGTCTCACAAAAACCAAGAAGTCAATATAtggtaattttaaaataaaagtatttgctTAAGGCACAGTACAATGGTTGGCTTATTCAATATGGATAAAATCAGgaatcatataaaatatatttagatttttttttttttttagctgtgacAATACTTATCTACAACTTTAACTAGTTTCCTCAGCAGTGCAGACAACAGATATGCAGGAGATGATGCAATTACAGTGCTGGACTTAGATGGTAAGAAACTATAGAGAAACGTTACATTGACATGCCAGCCCTCCTTGCACTAAAATGTGAATGAAGCTGCTACCGAGGAAAGCGTGTCATTGCCCTCCCCCCCAGGAAGTCCAATAACTCAGGGATCAGCTGCAATGCACACTCAATGCACTTCTACAGAACCAATGTTAATGCTTAAGTGCTTCTGGCAAACAAAGAGATACAATACAATCGCATCAACTCAGTTTGTTACTTTGTT
The Mixophyes fleayi isolate aMixFle1 chromosome 1, aMixFle1.hap1, whole genome shotgun sequence DNA segment above includes these coding regions:
- the TSTD2 gene encoding thiosulfate sulfurtransferase/rhodanese-like domain-containing protein 2; this translates as MSLYSCCNGAEILSCSKLEYDLGFPDVDLNGSVGSTAESTFKAALGVNTRKKYTFAKKKAFALFVKELRSTNGSTQTGQEDVFYWNCCEQEFTDLRTIHKHVAAQHAAEVLQQTRDILEELAINAAAAATVLYTDFSDTPGASTETSWDNCKISDWLPNTSHYNKEELISEPEEVLLYYCYCDVKDPYWICDWQRTLCELLHLKGKIRIASEGINGTVGGSKISTKLYINTMLSHPLFINIMCVEDFKKSDGGARCFPELRVGVFQEIVPMGVDPQKVSYKETATHLSPEEFHKKVGQYLSAACQGENDTILLDCRNFYESKIGQFQNCLAPDIRKFSYFPNYVDQNLDLFKNKTVLMYCTGGIRCERGSAYLRSKAVCKEIYQLKGGIHKYLEQFSDGFFRGKLFVFDGRYTISSNHDVISNCHYCGTPWDKYKLCSTFRCCQLVLSCMECQARDLTACCHTCQDKGLQMQSDRCQQPFKEECECTEKRLKIPIEEV